A part of Eriocheir sinensis breed Jianghai 21 chromosome 51, ASM2467909v1, whole genome shotgun sequence genomic DNA contains:
- the LOC126982434 gene encoding uncharacterized protein LOC126982434 produces the protein MGRLRFLCLALFLMGTMLEVEAQTSYFDKIKNYFDMKFEDIKMKFQGFKTAMGNKFDLLSDKLKNFFNNQNFTSATAADLLAELKGDDWKKMEILRKYRKVWGPTQSEY, from the exons ATGGGGCGGTTAAGATTCCTCTGCCTGGCGCTTTTCCTGATGG GCACCATGCTGGAGGTGGAGGCGCAAACCAGCTACTTCGACAAGATCAAGAATTACTTCGACATGAAGTTCGAAGACATAAAAATGAAATTCCAGGGGTTTAAGACAGCCAT GGGCAACAAGTTTGACCTCCTCTCGGATAAGCTCAAAAATTTCTTCAACAATCAAAACTTCACATCCGCCACGGCTGCAGACCTTCTGGCTGAGCTGAAGGGTGACGACtggaagaaaatggag ATCTTGAGGAAATACAGGAAGGTTTGGGGTCCAACTCAGAGTGAGTACTAG